In Spirochaetaceae bacterium, a genomic segment contains:
- a CDS encoding cytochrome c oxidase assembly protein: MKRLLPIVAAAAVLAAGGAAFLTVRTPSPEQVATRLLHARYVNDAAVVYELASAEDRRWRTLEQHLAGHPQFPAEFQELIVELGEFIEIRETDSDLQGDAGVVTAHGTVPNANHPELRGLLYGEGAAAGSTVEERRAELRRRGEAGTLPVIEFSQRVELVREGEHWKVFLDWAVGFTIRFRAEVREELPFEFSVEPESIMLKPGETGAAVFRARNLSEGTVKAKAGHLFEPPVAFLHTELLQCFCFFEDTYAPGEERELPVAIRLGWDIPPDIGEIAMVYEYYPLAQFQDRRPAEARDD; this comes from the coding sequence GTGAAACGACTGCTCCCGATAGTGGCAGCGGCTGCCGTACTGGCGGCCGGCGGCGCGGCGTTCCTGACGGTGCGAACGCCGTCGCCGGAGCAGGTGGCGACCCGCCTGCTGCACGCGCGCTATGTCAACGACGCGGCGGTGGTGTACGAGCTGGCGTCGGCGGAGGACCGGCGCTGGCGCACCCTGGAGCAGCACCTGGCAGGCCATCCGCAGTTCCCGGCCGAGTTCCAGGAACTGATCGTGGAGCTCGGCGAGTTCATCGAGATACGCGAAACCGACAGCGACCTGCAGGGTGACGCCGGCGTGGTGACCGCCCACGGGACCGTGCCGAACGCCAACCATCCGGAGTTGCGCGGCCTGCTGTACGGCGAGGGCGCCGCCGCCGGCAGCACGGTGGAGGAGCGCCGCGCGGAGTTGCGCCGCCGCGGAGAGGCGGGCACGCTGCCGGTGATCGAGTTCTCGCAGCGGGTGGAGCTGGTGCGGGAGGGGGAGCACTGGAAGGTGTTCCTGGACTGGGCGGTGGGCTTCACGATCCGCTTCCGCGCCGAGGTGCGCGAGGAGCTCCCGTTCGAGTTCAGCGTGGAGCCGGAGAGCATCATGCTGAAGCCGGGCGAGACCGGTGCGGCGGTGTTCCGCGCGCGCAACCTCTCCGAAGGCACCGTCAAGGCCAAGGCGGGACACCTGTTCGAGCCGCCGGTGGCGTTCCTGCACACCGAGCTGCTGCAGTGTTTCTGCTTCTTCGAGGACACCTACGCACCGGGGGAGGAGCGCGAGCTGCCGGTAGCCATACGCCTCGGCTGGGACATTCCGCCCGATATCGGCGAAATCGCCATGGTGTACGAGTACTACCCGCTGGCGCAGTTCCAGGACCGCCGCCCTGCCGAGGCGCGTGATGACTAG
- a CDS encoding putative DNA binding domain-containing protein, whose translation MTSNGNTVRMSEGYSDRELEAMMADLESDLVERKESLRGDSAARIREAVCAFANDLPDHRRAGVVFVGADDAGDPTGLDITDQLLLQLSDIKTDGNIVPPPTLTVAKHVLGGLAVAVVTVRPSDSPPVRCRGRTWIRVGPRRAIASAQDERILNERRRYRDSHYDSSAVRTATVDDLRVGRFMDEYLPAAVDAETLAANDRTEEERLAAAKMIVSVDEPVPSVAGMLVLGRQPQHFLPGAYVQFLRIAGREWGGEVLDEARCEGPVADLVRRVDDKLIAHNRTAVEFISAPTETRRSTYPLGALQQLVRNAVMHRTYDGTNAPVHVYWFDDRIEINSPGGPYGALTPENFGRPGVIDYRNPTLAEAMRVLGLVQRYGFGIPAARRELRAAGQGDPEFRVDTHWVHCTVRALP comes from the coding sequence ATGACTAGCAACGGGAACACGGTACGAATGTCCGAGGGATACTCGGATCGCGAACTGGAAGCAATGATGGCGGACCTGGAGTCCGACCTGGTCGAGCGCAAGGAGTCGCTGCGCGGCGACAGCGCGGCGCGCATTCGGGAGGCGGTGTGCGCGTTCGCCAACGACCTGCCGGACCACCGGCGTGCGGGGGTGGTGTTCGTCGGCGCGGATGACGCCGGCGATCCCACCGGGCTGGACATCACCGACCAGCTTCTGCTGCAGCTCTCCGATATCAAGACCGACGGCAACATCGTACCGCCGCCGACCCTGACCGTCGCAAAGCACGTGCTCGGCGGCCTGGCGGTGGCGGTGGTAACCGTGCGGCCCTCCGACTCGCCGCCCGTACGCTGCCGGGGGCGCACCTGGATTCGCGTCGGTCCGCGCCGCGCGATTGCCAGTGCACAGGATGAGCGGATCCTGAACGAGCGGCGCCGGTACCGGGATTCGCACTACGACTCCTCCGCAGTCCGGACGGCCACGGTCGACGACCTGCGGGTGGGGCGCTTCATGGACGAGTACCTGCCGGCCGCGGTCGACGCCGAGACGCTGGCCGCGAACGACCGCACCGAGGAGGAACGCCTGGCCGCCGCGAAGATGATCGTCTCGGTGGACGAGCCGGTGCCGAGCGTGGCCGGCATGCTGGTCCTGGGCCGGCAGCCGCAGCACTTCCTGCCGGGGGCTTACGTGCAGTTTCTGCGCATCGCCGGCCGGGAGTGGGGCGGCGAGGTGCTGGACGAGGCGCGCTGCGAAGGGCCGGTGGCCGACTTGGTTCGCCGGGTGGACGACAAGCTGATAGCGCACAACCGCACCGCGGTGGAGTTCATTTCTGCCCCCACCGAGACGCGCCGGTCGACCTATCCGCTCGGTGCGCTGCAGCAGCTCGTGCGCAATGCGGTGATGCACCGCACCTACGACGGCACCAACGCGCCGGTGCACGTGTACTGGTTCGATGACCGGATCGAGATCAATAGTCCGGGCGGCCCGTACGGTGCGCTCACGCCGGAGAACTTCGGGCGGCCGGGCGTAATCGATTACCGCAACCCGACGCTGGCGGAAGCGATGCGCGTGCTCGGCCTGGTGCAGCGCTACGGCTTCGGCATCCCCGCGGCCCGGCGCGAGCTGCGCGCTGCCGGCCAGGGCGACCCCGAGTTCCGCGTCGACACCCACTGGGTGCACTGCACGGTCCGCGCACTCCCGTAG
- a CDS encoding phytanoyl-CoA dioxygenase family protein, translated as MASGNGGNGTAPDLRLTSRDMARFVRDGFLRFDHLVPRDLCAAAMAEIESGRHMRDRGQGGAPFRDIWAEPGSALGQAFRLPRVAAIIHSLVGPDPRYDHHAAHLTPAHTRKGANLHQDAEYDVRRNHFDIQISFFPEDTPAESGGTLFLPGSQFRRVYESTTRRYQDVLGQVQAVCDAGAMFFWHTNVWHAARSNRTGRDRYMFKLRLNPTVRQQRLWNTADLDDPDTRTDVAKILSERIPWHGQRHRIEVMNRIRLWRYLAGDPDFDVALWWTRIENTPETVYRTQLA; from the coding sequence ATGGCAAGCGGTAACGGCGGTAACGGCACTGCCCCCGACCTGCGGCTGACCAGCCGCGACATGGCGCGCTTCGTACGCGACGGCTTCCTGCGCTTCGACCACCTGGTGCCGCGCGACCTGTGCGCGGCGGCGATGGCCGAGATCGAATCGGGCCGCCACATGCGCGACCGCGGCCAGGGCGGCGCACCGTTCCGCGACATCTGGGCGGAGCCCGGCTCGGCGCTTGGACAGGCGTTCCGGCTGCCGCGGGTGGCGGCGATCATCCACAGCCTGGTGGGCCCGGACCCGCGCTACGACCACCATGCCGCGCACCTGACCCCGGCGCACACGCGCAAGGGCGCCAATCTGCACCAGGACGCCGAGTATGACGTGCGGCGCAACCACTTCGACATCCAGATCTCGTTCTTCCCGGAGGACACGCCGGCCGAGTCGGGCGGCACGCTGTTCCTGCCGGGCAGCCAGTTCCGGCGCGTGTACGAGTCCACCACCCGCCGCTACCAGGACGTGCTCGGCCAGGTGCAGGCGGTGTGTGACGCCGGCGCCATGTTCTTCTGGCACACCAACGTGTGGCACGCGGCGCGCAGCAACCGGACCGGCCGAGACCGCTACATGTTCAAGCTGCGCCTCAACCCGACCGTGCGCCAGCAGCGGCTGTGGAACACCGCCGACCTCGACGACCCGGACACCCGCACCGACGTCGCGAAGATCCTCAGCGAGAGGATCCCGTGGCACGGCCAGCGCCACCGCATCGAGGTGATGAACCGCATCCGCCTGTGGCGCTACCTGGCCGGCGACCCCGACTTCGACGTCGCCCTCTGGTGGACGCGCATCGAGAACACCCCGGAAACCGTCTACCGCACCCAGCTCGCCTGA